The stretch of DNA GCGCCTTTATCCTCCTCCCCGCCATGATCTGATAAGGGGTCTTTAGTGGCCCATGGAGGAGGACCAGGATGAAGTGCGGACACATGCCTGTCACTCTCACATTCATTGCATTTAATTACTGCTTTGCAGTTCTTCGCCAAGTGAAGGATGGAAGCACAGCACCTATAGCACACATCGTTTTCTCTAAGCAATGTTTGCCTCTCTTCTAGGGTCTTCGCTCTGAACCCACGGCAACGTCTCAGAGGAtgaggtttgtttttgtgtatagGACAATGCTTTTCCACATCAATAGGTTCATTTCCCCAACTTCTTGTAGGAAAAAATCCAGCTGAAGATGCCACACCTGTCTTATGGGTAGACACAGCAATCCTTCTTTGCATTTGCCCTTTAACCAAAGATTCTGCTTTACTCTGGTTTGGGTTGAATGTACCGATACTAAAGCTTGGGTCATTTCGAGCACGTGCTTCCTGGCAGACAAAGTCAGTAAGAAATGAGAATGGTGGAAAAGTAACGTTGTACTTTCTTTTGTACTCAGAACCTTGATATATCCATTTTTCGTGCAGGTGGTAAGGCAGCTTCTCCACAATAGGACTGACTCCTCTGGAAGTGTCCAGGTAAGAAAGGCCTAATAGATACCCTTCAGCTTTAGCTGAATCTCGCATAGCAGATCTCCGAGCTCTTGTAATTTCAGAGGATCTTGTTTACTGATTTTTGGGAATTTTTCTATCTTGTCAAAAAGTGCTTTCTCCACTGCCTCTGGAGATCCATACATCTCTTCTAGACGGTCCCAAGCCATCTTAAGCCCGACATCAGGATACCTTATATTCACGGACCTGATGCGTCTCACGTATTCTGCTGATTTACTACCCAGCCACTTAATCATTAGATCCAGCTGTTCGCTGGAAGTAAGTTTGAGCACGCTGATAGCACTTAAAAAGGACGACTTCCAAGCCCAGTAGTTCTCTGGGTGGTCGTCGAATTTTGTGAGTCCTGCATTAATGAGTTCACGACGGGCAAGAAACCTTGCCAAATCACTCAATTCAGCTTCTTCTCGAAAAGGTGAGTGAACGGGAGTACTGGCATTGTAAGTCTGTGCAAGGGGCCAGTAATTAATTGGGCTGTATGTGGCAGACTGAGATTTTTCAATCTTGACAGTGTTAGGCATCGAGACCGAATCACTGACTATTTTATCACAGTCAGGTGGAGCATGCCCTGGAGAGCTTTCCGTTAACGGCCTGTTTTCTTTCTCATAACGGTTTACAAATTCAACATGTGGGGTAGCTAAACTTGCTTCCGCGTTAGAAGCTACATTAGAGTGGCTTGAGTGATGCTCCACATAATCACTGGTGCGCTGCGCAGGATCTATGGGAGGTACTATTTGGCTGCCTGAATGACAACTGCCTCCCTCCATGCTCTCTATAGCCTCTTCTAATATTCTCACCTCAGCCATAGCGGCAGCAGCCTCCTTTTCATGTTCTAAAGCGGTAAGACTGCCTTCCATACGAACTTTCTCAATTTTCAATTCAGTTTCTTTCTTGACATAATATGCCCGTGTACGCTCAGCTTCAGCTCTAGCCCGTGCTTTTGCCGCTGCCATACCGGCAGATGTCCTACTAGACCTTTTAGATGATGTTGTTGAGCGTGTAACAACTGATCTAGTTTCCAATGCGTCCTCTGTTTCTGATTTTCTCTCACTCTCCATGTCGCTATGTGTAAATTGTATCTTTCAAATACAGATTGAAACAATGCAGAAGAATAAGGTATGAAAAGAGACTTCTCGTGAAAGCAGACTTTGAAGCTTAGTTGCAGAGATTCCGTCTTTACCTAATTTGAAGAGGCTACGTCTTTTCACTATTCTGTCCCTGCTGCAAGTAGGTTGCACCTTGACAGATAGCTAAACAGGATGAAGGCTGAAGAAAAAGTCGAAACTGAAGGAGATCTTTTCCAGTGTTTTACTTGAAATCTTCAGTTGCACAACATCGTATTTTGTGAAACTATAATGCAAACAAAAGCATACATTAAGTATAAAGTATGACTAAAAGTaagttttaagaaataaaacagcaaatctAGCGTTAATATGTGAGAGAGAAAACAACCATCTTCTTATTTGAAAgcacaacaaatgtttctttttaaatggaatgaaatactcattttttttaacatagatGAAACAATTAACTTACAGACGATGGCCTCTGGcacaaaataacagaaatatagCTTTTATCAGGGAGACATCTACTGCTGCATCACTGCTGCTGTGAGGAGAAATCTAAGATGGCTGCCATGACCTCTGACCTAAATCACATGATGCATCTTAACCAatgaaattaattcaaaattaaatgacTACTTAAATAGTCAGAACACAGACAGTGAGTTGATACACGTTTGATCCATTTAGCCTTCACAAATCATCACGTCTTgcctaaaattaaatctatagatataaaacagctCAGGCATAtcacaatgttagtttaaaggCTTAACCTATATAAAAGTGCACTGTTAGATGCATATCCAGTCATTTGTGCAGAGAGTGGAAGCTGAAGCAAGCTTTACAGGACATGGCGTGATCACTTGCActggaaacattttaaaatacggcatcatttttgctcataaaggtaagagtaatacaacATTTGGTACTGTAAAAGgtctatgtttatttgtgtgcactcaaaatatcaacagaaaacattgtgcttttatttaaaaaaaaaacaatgcgcTTTGTGCGGTTTCAGTTTTGAGGAGGAGTGCTTCTAATAAACCAAAACCAAGAAGATTTGTATCATGGAAAGCACTATACAAATGaacttgaattgaattgaatgccGATATACAACATTTCTCTTGGTCCCTCATGACAGTTCATATGTGTATCAGGGCTATATAAAAAAATCCCTGCAAGTGTCTACCTG from Labeo rohita strain BAU-BD-2019 unplaced genomic scaffold, IGBB_LRoh.1.0 scaffold_2083, whole genome shotgun sequence encodes:
- the LOC127159340 gene encoding uncharacterized protein LOC127159340, producing MESERKSETEDALETRSVVTRSTTSSKRSSRTSAGMAAAKARARAEAERTRAYYVKKETELKIEKVRMEGSLTALEHEKEAAAAMAEVRILEEAIESMEGGSCHSGSQIVPPIDPAQRTSDYVEHHSSHSNVASNAEASLATPHVEFVNRYEKENRPLTESSPGHAPPDCDKIVSDSVSMPNTVKIEKSQSATYSPINYWPLAQTYNASTPVHSPFREEAELSDLARFLARRELINAGLTKFDDHPENYWAWKSSFLSAISVLKLTSSEQLDLMIKWLGSKSAEYVRRIRSVNIRYPDVGLKMAWDRLEEMYGSPEAVEKALFDKIEKFPKISKQDPLKLQELGDLLCEIQLKLKGIY